DNA from Triplophysa dalaica isolate WHDGS20190420 chromosome 21, ASM1584641v1, whole genome shotgun sequence:
gttttttcaagtAAGTTTCAAttgcattttacaaaaaaagcgAAAAAATGATTTGGTGTTGAACTTGAGTTACAGTGACTGTTGTGATGGGAATACTCAGACATATAAAGTTTCATCTGAATTCATGCATCTGTTAAGTGTTTCTGGAGGCTTGAAGGCCAGAGTCCTCCTCAACGTTAAGGGCGAGAGACAGTCTAGTAGGGGTCCATGACAGCGACATAATGGTTCACGCTAGGGATACAATTTAGGTAGTTATATTCTGGCAGATAAATCATTTCTTCTAAAACTTCTTCAACTGCACGCTGCTCATTGTTAAGATacattacagtacagtactgtctgtctgtctgtcatgatcAGTCACTTACTGCAGtgagcaaaacattgttgatgtaggtttATGTAGATATTGTGTAAATTACATGAagaaaagcatattgtttggatcagactgctgtctgaatgctttctttcTTAAAACCGGTTAGACATGTGACTATTGAGAACATATCTCTGGTTTGCACTGGAAGAATGTCtatcatttctttatttgataaaaatatacttgaaaAGTGTAAAGTTGGCTTGGTAgatgattttcaggggaaagGAGAGAACTAATGTTTagcttgttttctgcagtgaatgttaataaataaaagcagtttttgcCTTTtgtcttagggaattttatagtaatatttagatactgtggtgatatatcggttatcggcttccaatgttaaagaactATCGGCCCCCGTTATCGGCCAAAATCTACATATATACCCTAGTTCACGCCCCACAATCACAACATGAGAACTATATtcacatttagcagacgcttttattcaaagtgatttacagatgaggtaaacaatggaagaaattgggacaacataaggacaacaaaaagcataagtgcaatcaaaaagattGGTCTCAGATAGCCTACCATAGTATACAGAGCTTTTattgaaagagtagaaaagagatagaagtcagaacttaTCGGTCAGGTGTTGATGGAAGAAATGCATTTAAGACTCTTCTTAAAGATGTCTatagaatctgcagatcttgtagcagcgggcagatcattccacaaatgttgaaccgatccagagaaggtacgtgaaAGACTTTTGACCTTTTTGAGAAGAACTCATCCATTCGCAGAGcgcaggggcggactggccatctggtgTACGGGACGTTTTCCCTACGGGCCACTAAAATATGAGGCCGGATCGGACACTTTTGCCGCTCAGACAGATATATTATAAATTCAGATGCACGCAATGTGAATGCAGAAGAAATGTATGCATGCAACCCTCCCCCCTTAGGCTTAGCCATGCACCATGCACTTACCCCCCCCGGTGACAAAAATATTGGAGGGCCGATGTGGGCCAATTTTTCTTCCCAGGCCATCCGTCTGAGAAGTTTCCATTAATGAAGCATTGCTTAATACGAATCATATACTGGATCAACTGCATACATTCATCCACGTGCCTGTTTGTTCTGGATCAGTATTATTGAACTCTCCACCTGATCAAACATGTATTGTTGGCTTCATTATCTCTTACAAATCTATGTTTTACTTTACAGCGAGATGAGCTGTGAAAGTTTACATAATACGTTAGAATTTATGCTTTAGGGTTGTTTTTGATTTGGTACACATGTTCTTTATAGGTGCTCTCCTTAGGACACATTCACGAAAATAATTTCTAAACTCGTTCCCGTTTTTTTTGCTGCTGCCAATATGAGCTTTAGACCACAGGCAAAATGAAAGGGAATTGAAGCCTCTTGTTGGTGAACCAACAGGTTTAGATTTCATGTTACGATCCaagaaattatttatattcCTCTAGCTCATGTGAATGCTCTTGTGAAGTTGACCACCTTTAGGGATGTAAGGGTTTGcgctgtatacacacacacacactacaaatTTGTCATCCTGGAATTAGTTTTGACATTCTTGTTCAAATGGAGTTATTCACaagttgtgtacattttggcaaaaaaaattaGGAAACTCAAATGGAATCACTCAAAACTGCTCTGAACGCAGATGAAGCAAGGTGATGAATTGTTATGTGCTGTTAAGAATAtttaagtaaatgtttttattgaactgtACATTAATCATAACACATCACATGTGTTTTTTGGCAGTGTTTTATAACATTCGCTGGTTGTTTTTGTCagacaattaaattaaaatcatttaaaacaaacatacctagagtaaaaacaaacttgtgtTCCAATCATCacaagataaaaacaaacaattttgcTAGACCCACCAAAACTAGATGTGATTATATACACAGGAAAAGTTAATTTCCATCTATACAGTGACGTTTTACTTCACAACACAAGACGATCATCAGAGATGCAGGGAAGAGAAGAGTTTACGTGGAGCGCTTCGGTCCAGCTGTTTTGAGTTCAGATGTGGTGGCGTCTCTTCTCTCAGAGGATCACGATTCTCTTTCCCGCCCACCAGACCCCCGTAACACCCTCGACACACGGCCTGATACTTATCAGCCCCTCCGATCACCTCCACCTGAGGAAGAGAAGGAAACAACAGACGTCACGAGAGGGAATTCACTTCTTCCTGAAGTGAATCAATGTCCTCGAGACTCACTTCTTTCTCTGATCCAAGCCTCTTGGTGTAAGCGGCTTCTTTGTAACACTCCATGCAGACGGCGTTTAGTTTGACAACACTCTCAGCCAATGGAATCAGATTCAGAATGTTACCAAACGGCTGCAGATAGAACAGAGGTTAAAGGTCATCGTCAACACTGCTAAATGTTACTacacaaatatttaatgtaGTGTAGTTTCACATTAAAAAGGGATGATGTTTGCCACGCTTTCTTAGAATGTTTACACAATTCTGAAATTCATGATGAAGATAAACACGCGTGTACCTTCCTCTGGAAAGTTCCATCCAGAGCAGCTACGATGATGGTTTTGCCCATGTTGGCCATCTCCTCACAAAACTCAACTGTGTCTGGAAACTGAAcacacaaaagtaaataaaccattaaaactAACCCTAACTTAAAATGAACGCCAAACATGAGGACTGGACCTCTGCTGCTTTATCAAACACTAGAAAAGGTTCTTCTCAAATCTGTTGTTCGGTTATGCAAAGCACCtttcagtcaaatgtttttaaagaacttGACTCTTTTCGTTTTGTGCAATTCTTTTACCATGGTTTCTTATTGTTATTTGTATACATGCTGTACAGTGTAAagaacaaattaagagtttggtaccaaaatgagataactcgtGTGCAGACCAATCAATATCActtaaactgcagttggtttgttttgattaagccataacaaaaaaaaaacacagctaatTTACAcatgatattatttattgtgtaatgttatgataacataaaaaatctcattttggaaccaaacttttcaAATAAAGTCTGTCAACTGGCGATTGAATAATTAATCAGGACTCGTACAAACTGGCCCTCGTCGATGCCGATGACGCAGGCCTGCTGCGCCAGACTCTTGACGTCACTCAGCCGGTTCGCAGGCACCGCCTCCATTGTGCTCCTACAGCAGATGTCACAAAACCCGTCGGTCAATGACACCTCAACAGCTTTATTCgtgtatatacaaaataaattaatctgtAGTCTTACATGTCGTGTGTCGCCATCCCCGTCTGTGAGTATCGCGTGTCTTTGGCGTATTTAATGAGCAAACAGGAATACTGCGCGACCTGGAAGCGTCTGACGCGACGCATCAGTTCAGTGCTGCCAAACGGAATAAAGTTGATTATATCACAAAGCTGtttgtgttactgtgtgtgtgcaacAATTGTTAAATCCGCCTCATCAGCGCCTTCACTATCTTGCACAGCAGTTACGAAGAAAAATGCATTAGTGACTTATTTTGATCAATGGCATAAGTTACAGTTTGTATGTTAGAATTGTGAACAATGTAACAGATGTATTTGCGCGCTAACTGTATTTGGCGCCACCGGATCCGCggaaccaaacacacacagattgacaGTAatgttatttcttaaatgtttctTCAGCTTTCGATCACGAATAACACGTTTTCTGACTCACCTTTTTCCCGAAAACATCGGTCCGAAAACAACCTGAGAACAAAGAgacaattttgacattttcctTTTACACGCTTAAATACTTCACATTGACACGAACAATACAATCACACAAGAGAACCGAAGCATTTcgacatgttttatatataaaaacacgAGCAAAACCGCACAGTATCACTGCATTTAACATTCACTGATTAAACGGAAATGTATTAACTGTTTACTGCATTCACTTCTCACCTGTATTTGTCCCCTCACTTTCCGAGGTGAATTGGGTAAAATACGTGCCACTCCCAAACAATCCATCTtgtagtttttattaatatgtttaaaaactcACTTTACTACTGTACTGTGACACTTCGAATGTCCCGCCAGAGCTGGTTTTTCTCCGTCTTTATTACAACTGCGTCGTGACGTCACTCAAAGGACCAATAAGGCTGCGGGGCACGCGCAGCCTCTCTCGCGCACAGATCTACCAAAAACACCGGATTTACCTTTTCGGTTATTCGATCGGTGTTCGGCCATCCGCTGTGTTTATAAAGCAGCCATGACGTCACGTTCAAGAAAAGCCGGGCGGGAATGTGGAGAGATGAATGGATTTTATTAAGTGAATGAAATCGTTCAAATCTTTCCTTCTGAAGTTATGCTGTTTAACACCAGTGTCGTGTTAATATGCGCGTTCAGTAAACACGCGCGGAGTAAACAACGCGTTGGGCAGTGCACGTGTTTTTCACTCTTGTGAGCGTttgtaaatcacatttattggCTGACTTTGTGTTTACTTACGTTAGTTCTCAGCTGGTTCAAAGGTCTTGTTCAAGTTTCTGAGCAGCAGTAGATCATCATGAGCGAGTGGAAGAATATGAGCAGAGATGTGAGTGTTTAATAACAAATCCGGTGAGATTATTGATCAAACATGAACAGTGATTGTTAGGTAATGAGGTTCTAATTGTATCATAAACGGTCTCGGTCGAAACTGAACTGTGTACGTTAAAATGGCTgccattattaatattattataaaaaggtTTAATGTGAAAGGGGAGGAAAAATACAAGTAGTGTCATTTATTGTCACGTGACCCTCGGTTAATCTAACGCTGCGTTAAATGTTGACAGTTAAAAGGTATAGTAAAGAATTTCGCCTCGCTTGATAATTCTTCCTGAAAATAAAGGTTTAAGACACACAATATGGTGTAGTATGCATTTAGTATTGAATGTAGCAGGTCATCCAGTCTGAAATATACATGTTCACAGTATACATTCatgctgcagatatgtttgcctTTATATCTAGATATGTGTGCTGCTAATGTGTAGTCCATCCAACAGAGGAcgctgtgtgtgtttatctcagTAACGTCAAAGATTATGAATGTTAACAGACTCAAGGCTGCTACTGTGAATGAAGTAAAAGTGCAGTCTTTCTGGCCAGAGGAGTCGTGTTTGTGTCGAGTGCTTTTCGCATGCGCAGTAGTTTGAGCACGTATTTTTGTGCAATTTGAAGCGCGTCTTATGATACAGATGATGTCAGGTCTAATCATTGGCGGGAAGTATGTTAAATTATTACGACCTTCGCGAGTTATTTTACAGATCTTTGTCTTAATTTCCCCATTTAAGTGGCTACGTCTTGTATGACTGGAAAAGCTGGAAATATGGGGGTGTAGTGCGGAGACTTTAACTGAAGGGACTTTGGTGGAGTTGTGCGCTTGTgggtaaatgtttgtttacatttgacaGGTGCTCGAGCACCAATATTCACCGAGCCGCTGGTCTCACAGGATGTCCGCCGATGATGTCATCAAAGCCCATGTGGCCGCTTTAAAGTCAGGTGTGTTTATAACATGTCTGCTGTGATCcgtgtgttttatgtttaaatgtactttaCAGATGACTTCCTACCCTGTGTCACAGTAACGTTATTGAGCTATATGAGCACGTGACTGTCATCCGCTCGAGTAGCACCAATAAAGCATTCTATTCTGTACTTTCAATGAGCTTTGAGCACGTGACCTACATAAGCATGAGCAAGTAattgtgtgctgtgtgtgttcataAAACAACATTGAGCATCTCTAGTTTGTTATGTGGAGATGTCAACATATGAAGAaataaaggtgtgtgtgtgtgtgtgatgtgtggccttgtttttatatcacaGGGGGGTCCTAAACCTGTAAACCCACCTACTCATGGGAACTCGTGCTGGTCCCCACAGCCAAAAAAGCTTATACATTGTacagaacaatgttttttttttaatgttaaaaggtTTCTATGATCTGaccgtgtgtgtctgtgtgtgtctctgtatgTCTCTGTGTATTTGTAGGCACTGAGAAGGCTCGAGCTGTTACTCAGACTTTGCTGGACTTCCCGTACGGTGATGGAGAGGAAGAGAAACTGGATGTTTATGTTCCCAACATCTCGTCTCCAGGTGAGAGCCATTAGACGGTCAAACAACataaatccagtgttatatacagttgttcaaaattattcaacccccactgaaattgattgttttggtcggtttgacattgattatgatcattcagtcatcctgcttacaattaaatcaaagaggcacgtgtaggtcagacaaatataacataacatttataatgaaataaccacaaatgtcttttctgagctcacatcattatcagttttattcaacccccaagtgacattcaatcttagtacttagtacaacatccttttacagttataacagcttttaaacgtgaagcatagcttgacacaagtgtcttgcagcgatctacgggtatcttcgcccattcatcatgggcaaaagcctccagttcagtcacattcttaggcttgcgcactgcaactgctttctttaagtcccaccagaggttctcaattggatttaagtctggtgactgcgatggccacttcaaaatgttccagcctttaatctgcaaccatgctctagtggacttggaggtatgcttgggatcattgtcctgttgaaaggtccaacgtcttccaagcctcaggtttgtgacggactgcatcacattgtcatccaatatctcctggtactgaagagaattcatggtaccttgcacacgctgaagcgtcccagtacctgcagaagcaaaacagccccaaagcatgattgaccccccgccatgcttcacagtaggcaaggtgttcttttcttcataggccttgttcttcctcctccaaacatagcgttgatccatgggcccaaacagttctaattttgtttcatcagtccacagaacactatcccaaaacttctgtggtttgtccacatgacttttggcatactgcagtcgactcttcttattctttggggacaagAGAGGGGTAAGCCTTAatcaagggggtgcgcctgggagttctggcatggaggccttcattacgcagggtgcgccgtattgtctgagcagaaacttcagtacccacatctgacaaatcttttctcagttcctcagcagtcacacggggacttttctccactttACGCTTCAGGTaacgcacagcagtcgaagtcagcatcttctttcggccacgaccaggtagcgtttcaacagtgccctttgccttgaatttgcgaatgatgcttcctatggtgtctcttggtatgtttaacatctttgcaatcttcttatagccattgcccttcctgtgaagaatAATCACCTGTtttcttgtcttcctggaccattctcttgacctcaccatgtttgtaaccacaccagtaaatgtctagaaggagctgagtatcacagtcattttaaagctgcctaattggtgcttattaggctttattgctgctccctgatatccacaggtgttttcaatacctgattgaaaacacttcattgaacctctgttcttcagagtggtagtctttaaggcgttgaataattatgtcaatgaagaattcacaaaagaaacatttactactgtattacaaaactaattgatgtcattttagttgcatatggttctttaagaagtccttgtaggatttcattctgaatacaattacaaatgtacactaaattccctaaaaccatttacagcattgggggttgaataattttgaacacaactgtactttAACACACTGATCTAAGCATCAGACAAAAGAACTATGTATACTACACTAAAATACTGCCATGGTGGTTCTTAAAATTAGCTTTtcaatttatcttttttattttcgaATTAAAATAATGAGATGCACAGCAAACATTCCACTGATTGATATATGAAGCTCTGAATGTGGAATGTTTCAGATGTTCCACTGCTGATCTACTTTCATGGTGGCTACTGGCAGTTTCTCAGGTATCTTTCCATGTATTCGGAATGTTTTGTGTGTCCGTGTCATTTACTTGTGTGCATAGCTTTGAATATGAGGATTTCTCCTCATATTCTCAGAAACACATGTACAGATAAATATATGGTTTAATAGTCACTTTGGTTCTGCACATGAAGAATGGGTTCAGGTATATTTTTGATCTCTTGTCACTCACAGTAAAGATGAGTCTGGGTTTCTGGTCATCCCGTTGGTCCAGAAAGGAGTGGTGGTGGTTGCCGTGGGTTACAGCATCGCCCCCAAAGGTACAGGAGACTTATGATGGTTTAAACAGAAAGAGTAAcagcaaatgtgtttttgagcGTTAAAGATCGGTCAAGATTTATCAAggatttatttaatattgaaatatttatgcttgtttgtttatctCATTAGGAAATATGGATCTGATGGTGTCACAGGTGCGGCGAAGCATTGTGTCTGTTCTTCAGCAGTATTCACATATCAGGTCAcatatgttttctgtttgtgtctCAGTAGAGTGCTGCTTTATCTGTGCTGACCTCTCACGCTctatatatctctctctctctctctctctctctctctctctctctctctctcagtgggCTCTATCTGTGTGGTCATTCTGCAGGAGCACACCTGGCTGCTATGGTTCTGTCCACTGACTGGTCCCAATATGACATATCACCTCAACTCAAAGGTGACTTTACACCTGCTGTGTTTAATAAGATGACTGTTTGTGGATTCTTCTCAGATTCAGATCAATTATTAGCATGTGTATGAATGTTATATGAACTGTATATCTATGGTTTAGTCTGTGTTTCTCATGTATTTCTCAGGTGTGTTTCTCGTCAGTGGTATTTATGACCTACAGCCAATTCTGTCCACCTACGTGAACGAGCCGCTGAAGATGACAGAGTCAGTGTTTCATCTGTTCAGCATGACATCGTTATATCTTCATTCAGATGAGTTGCATTGTTAATACGTGTGTTAAAAATCACAGGGAAGTGGCTTTAAGGAACAGCCCGAGTCAGCTGGTGTCACGGCTCAGCGTCTCATCGTGTGATATAGTGATCGCTGTAGCACAGGACGACTCGCCCGAGTTCCGCAAACAGTCTGAGGAATATTTCAAAGTAAGATTTTAGACTTTATTACTATTTTTTACTAAGACATATTATTACTAAGACATATTGTTACTAAGACATATTATTACTAAGACATATTGCAGTACGCCGTCTGTACTGCAAACATGTAAAGACCATCATTAGAAACATTGTAACAGTGAAAgactttatattcattcattcacatgaCACTTTCAACTTGCTggaaacatgtttaataaaataaattgatgatgatgtttgtgtgtgttttgttttagctgTTGGTGTCGGCTGGGTTTAAAGTGTCTTTTGAAGATGTTCCCAACACGGATCATTTTAGCATCATAGAGCAGCTGGTGGATGAGAATTATCACCTCACACAGGTACAGTCACACACAACAGAGTAATTCTCATATTAAACTcatttcacatactgtattttactaACTGAACAGCTCTTATCTTCTAAAGCTCCTGCTAAAGATGATGGGGAAAAGCTGACTCACCCAAATAACCCATAATGCACTGCTCCCGCACAAAGTATTTAAAATCAGACACGTTTATTTCAGTCACTCAAtcaaatgtgtatgtgtttgtttgatgaaCGTTTTGTGTACTTGTTTTCATTCAaaggtgttttgttttgttgggagtacagaacatttaaatgtttgttgtttaaatgtttccaaatagacaaactgtgtttttgttgttttttatgatttaatgaACGCAAAAGTGAAACTGATCAATCAGTTGTTGAAACTGTAGTCACAAATGAATGTAGCAActaaataactttaaatgattttaattgaaCTTAATGCACCTAAATTAGTCACagccatcatttaaaaagtgtttgtagAATatgtcttaataaaatataactatatgaaggttgtatttgtttgtcgtAGACTGATACAAGAGTCTGTCAATAGAGGAACTGTTCTATTAACACAATACAGTCTCTGTGTGGAAAAGTAGTGGGACACAAATCATGTGTTCCATCAATGACACAAAGACAGAGCGCAAACGCGACTTATTGTTGTTTTCTTagcatcatttaaaatcaactTTAACATCTAACGCGCAAATCATAATCTGTGGCAAACGTTCggttatacattttatcagatGACGCGAACAGGAACCGGAGATAAAATAACTCAATTAATATTTATGAACCGTCGGAATGCAAGGTTCGTGACGTCTTCGCTCATCCAATCATATAGGCATATTCGCCGAACGTGGCACTAcgtcattaatattcattaggCGGGCGGGGCTGTGAGGAGAGTTTCGGTGCAGCCGGTTTGTTGGCACCCGGGCGGAGGGTTACAACGTTTCTCACGGGATGAATCGCGGGTGAAATAACACCGGACTGGATAAAATAAATCACCGGAACTGGAGAACTACAGTGAGTTTGAgtttatatatcatatataatcGTGTTAACGCAGCCAATGCGAGATTGTTGGTTTAAACAATGTAACGTTAGCAGTTTAACAGCGATATTGAGGCGAGTTTTCTGAAGCTGTTGTGTTAACTATGCGTCAGTACATTAATAACCAACGAATCTTCCAGAAACACAGCGGGTCAGATAAACACGCAGTGATTTAATCTCGTTTTTAAGGGTTTTTAGTGGAGGGAGTGAATCGTAAATAAAGCAGCTCGCTCCAAGAGCAGCGCATGCGCACATCGGGACACTTCCGGTTAATGGTgaggtttttaatatattaaataagaaCACAGACAAACgtaatgatttataaaagataaaacattttatggcgtagtgaaattaaatatttaagtaaacaaaTTGAAGTAACTTTTTACCTCAAGTCTTTAGCTTTGAATTTCAGTTTAAAGtcccaatgaaataaaaaatgacaatgcctattttttcatgaaatattgcagcgtttattttaaatagtttattacTGTGGGTCTTTTAAAAATTCGTTTGCCCTCATAATCTAGATGCTTCCAACACCAAataaaattccttgtgtgtgcaagaacacttggcaataaagctcttctttGGCTGTGTCCAAATACTTGTGTGTCCAATGTCTTAACAATGCCACAGGGCGTTTAACACACACTAAACCCACACTGGCTTGAATATCGCTTCGCTTATCATATCCCATCATGTTCTGGATATGGatcatgagactttttgctcgggtctcgcgagatgttgcggaaagctttccagtgtaCGTTAGGGTTgggtttgtctttatttattctatgtttggcCAACAtctgttttactttatttttttatgggctaaagctgctttgatacaatacaaataaagcgctatagaaataaatctgacttgactatataattaCAAATCATTTCGTAGTAAAAcgtagtgttatatattttattggtgaaaactttagttatgtattttgtaaaactacTTCGTGTTTTAAAGTGATTTGCTTTTGATTTGATGTATACCAGTTTATACCAAAGGTGAAacatatgaatacaaaatgactcttaatacattttgtttttttgaggtCACATTCACAATCATCgtttataaatgatatttaaaagCAACATGCCATCACTGCTAGAACACAACTAAACAACCATTCTCATGAATTAAACATGCTCTTTATTAGGCCTAACAGatcatttacttttatatttcatttgtgtttatgtgatgtgtttgtgtattgtttgtTAATGATTGATTGAATGAGTGACAGATCAAGTAACATGTTTGGTTTGAGAGTTCACTTCTGTCATATAGTGAGTTTGAGCAGAAAGAACAGCGTGTTCACTCTCACTGGTGTTCATTTCCATTCAAACAAATCTTCATGAGCCGCTGAGACTCAACCTCAgattaacaaacacacaattacacaatGAACCCTTGCGGATCAGAAACTCTGGACTTTCACTGAGAACATGTTCATGTGTAACCTGTGACACAGAACCATCAGTGGCTTCTTGTGTGTTGGTAAGGGTTCGCTCTCTTGAGTTTTTTTGCCGTGTCACCGTTGCGAGGTTCAGTGATCTCATGAGACGCTGACAGAGAAAGGCTTTACGTGAAAACTCACATCAGAAAGAGAAAGACGTCAGACATGAGGGAGAGAAGACGAGGTGAGAATGACTCTTTAGTTCTATGATGAACgtgacacacacactgtgagaGTGTAAGAACTGAAAGAACGATTCTGTTTGGATGATTATCTATTATTTGATCTAATGATCCTCTGTTTCTGGCATGTAGTAACCAGGAGTAAGATCCATGAGATCGAGTGAAGAAGCCGTGGTTACATAAAGATGTCTGTGATTGTGTGGATGAAGTaaagtgttgtgtgtttttgtgatcaTGAAtgcagatgttgtgtgtgtgtgtgtgtgtgtgtgtgtaatgaagcGTGTTGTTAT
Protein-coding regions in this window:
- the afmid gene encoding kynurenine formamidase, whose amino-acid sequence is MSEWKNMSRDVLEHQYSPSRWSHRMSADDVIKAHVAALKSGTEKARAVTQTLLDFPYGDGEEEKLDVYVPNISSPDVPLLIYFHGGYWQFLSKDESGFLVIPLVQKGVVVVAVGYSIAPKGNMDLMVSQVRRSIVSVLQQYSHISGLYLCGHSAGAHLAAMVLSTDWSQYDISPQLKGVFLVSGIYDLQPILSTYVNEPLKMTEEVALRNSPSQLVSRLSVSSCDIVIAVAQDDSPEFRKQSEEYFKLLVSAGFKVSFEDVPNTDHFSIIEQLVDENYHLTQLLLKMMGKS
- the tk1 gene encoding thymidine kinase, cytosolic, giving the protein MDCLGVARILPNSPRKVRGQIQVVFGPMFSGKSTELMRRVRRFQVAQYSCLLIKYAKDTRYSQTGMATHDMSTMEAVPANRLSDVKSLAQQACVIGIDEGQFFPDTVEFCEEMANMGKTIIVAALDGTFQRKPFGNILNLIPLAESVVKLNAVCMECYKEAAYTKRLGSEKEVEVIGGADKYQAVCRGCYGGLVGGKENRDPLREETPPHLNSKQLDRSAPRKLFSSLHL